The following coding sequences lie in one Pseudobdellovibrionaceae bacterium genomic window:
- a CDS encoding AMP-binding protein: protein MKFKKHTGTTPLKEGDDNISWESKQPFWLLKKSKALSEKLKANILSADTFSSHIFIASSGSLSGEEIKIMALSKKALLLSAKVVNKHLQITEEDRLLSVLSPYHVADLAVKARAYVSGATLVSKKIVQPWSPTHFVNLLKQENISVTSLVPAQVFDLITKNIVCPKNVRLVIVGGSALSAELCYKALQLGWPIISTYGMTELCSQVATASLKDLKTLQKAVLKKETNEEDIKKAVQSYVTCWKLLPHINAKVNQENLYLQSDALLSAEFIVKNNTLITKKEYTNQEWFLTQDHAILQDRKLYFKSKGWGKIKIKSKLVFLKELNSLLEDLNLHNNLNLKNIYLFPKEHIKEGFRLVLISECSNISTKNTSILVSAFNNKVQSHEKVRCIYYLPTIPKTDLGKLRVEAIKPLLQLGKK from the coding sequence ATGAAATTTAAAAAACATACGGGCACAACCCCCCTCAAAGAGGGTGATGACAATATTTCATGGGAAAGCAAGCAGCCCTTTTGGTTGTTAAAAAAAAGCAAAGCCTTATCAGAAAAGCTTAAGGCCAATATTTTATCTGCAGATACTTTTTCTTCACACATTTTTATTGCTAGCTCGGGTAGTTTAAGTGGTGAAGAAATTAAAATTATGGCCCTTTCTAAAAAGGCCTTATTATTATCGGCCAAAGTGGTAAACAAGCATTTGCAAATTACAGAAGAAGATAGGTTGTTAAGTGTGTTGTCGCCTTATCATGTGGCAGATTTAGCGGTTAAAGCTAGGGCGTATGTTTCGGGGGCTACTTTAGTTAGTAAAAAAATCGTACAACCATGGTCGCCTACGCATTTTGTAAATTTATTAAAACAAGAAAATATTTCTGTAACCTCTTTAGTTCCCGCTCAAGTTTTTGATTTAATAACTAAAAACATAGTTTGCCCTAAAAATGTACGCTTAGTCATAGTTGGAGGAAGTGCTTTAAGTGCAGAACTTTGTTATAAAGCTTTACAGTTGGGTTGGCCCATTATTTCTACTTATGGAATGACCGAGTTATGTTCGCAAGTGGCCACGGCCTCTTTAAAGGATTTAAAAACACTTCAAAAGGCGGTTTTAAAAAAAGAAACTAACGAAGAAGATATAAAAAAAGCGGTGCAAAGCTATGTCACTTGCTGGAAATTGTTACCGCATATAAACGCTAAGGTAAACCAAGAAAACTTGTATTTACAATCAGACGCTTTGCTTAGTGCAGAGTTTATTGTAAAAAACAATACTTTAATTACTAAAAAAGAATATACCAATCAAGAATGGTTTTTAACTCAAGACCATGCAATTTTACAAGATAGAAAATTATATTTTAAAAGTAAGGGTTGGGGTAAAATAAAAATTAAATCGAAACTTGTTTTTTTAAAAGAACTAAATAGTTTGTTAGAGGATTTAAATTTACATAATAATTTAAATTTAAAAAATATATATTTATTTCCAAAAGAACATATTAAAGAAGGTTTTAGGTTAGTATTAATTTCTGAATGCAGCAATATTTCTACAAAAAACACTTCTATTTTGGTAAGCGCGTTTAACAACAAAGTGCAAAGCCATGAAAAAGTACGCTGCATTTATTACTTACCAACAATACCAAAAACAGACTTGGGTAAATTACGGGTAGAGGCAATTAAACCACTATTACAGTTAGGTAAAAAATAA
- a CDS encoding octaprenyl diphosphate synthase — protein MIKTLYKFNAAPPKVYSKGDFPKYLPKLNNLYDDLFVNGKYFRSRFVAAISKTLFLKKESIDLLSQSIEFIHNASLLHDDLIDKAVLRRGKTTAWKKYGPESSVLAGDYLLARVMVNLSQSTSIELVNYTANTVSDLLEGEWLQDIMEETQKNQKEIEVDLSLKERDKVAQLKTGVLFSWCLVAPFLLLRPNLDKDIIASLKSVGADLGIFFQRGDDLLDFNIRNKEEKSILTDLQSGVLNSFAIFLIRKNRELKKDLLKCSTMSEVKSIISKEVFNQSLKEFDNLNTAKINTYYDKVDDCIAKVSPLLKVEKKELQAILRSLPDIFYWRNT, from the coding sequence ATGATTAAAACATTGTACAAATTTAATGCTGCTCCTCCAAAAGTGTATAGTAAGGGAGATTTTCCAAAGTATTTGCCCAAATTAAATAATTTGTATGATGATTTGTTTGTAAATGGAAAATATTTTCGCTCTCGCTTTGTGGCTGCCATTTCTAAAACGCTGTTTTTAAAAAAAGAAAGTATTGATTTGTTGTCACAAAGCATTGAATTTATTCATAATGCTTCTTTACTTCATGACGATTTAATAGATAAGGCCGTATTACGACGGGGTAAAACTACGGCTTGGAAAAAATACGGACCAGAGTCGTCGGTATTAGCTGGCGATTATTTACTAGCTAGAGTAATGGTCAATTTATCACAATCCACCTCTATAGAGTTAGTAAATTACACGGCTAACACTGTTTCTGATTTATTAGAGGGGGAGTGGTTACAAGACATTATGGAAGAGACGCAAAAAAATCAAAAAGAAATAGAAGTGGATTTGTCTTTAAAAGAGCGCGATAAAGTGGCTCAATTAAAGACGGGAGTATTGTTTTCTTGGTGTTTAGTAGCGCCTTTTTTATTGCTAAGGCCTAACTTAGATAAAGATATTATAGCGTCTTTAAAAAGTGTTGGTGCCGATTTGGGTATTTTTTTTCAAAGAGGAGATGATTTATTAGATTTTAATATTCGCAACAAAGAAGAAAAAAGCATTTTAACAGACTTACAGTCAGGAGTATTAAACTCTTTTGCTATTTTTTTAATACGAAAAAACCGAGAGTTAAAAAAAGATTTATTAAAATGTTCTACCATGTCAGAGGTAAAAAGCATAATTTCTAAAGAAGTTTTTAATCAATCTTTAAAAGAGTTTGATAACTTAAACACTGCAAAAATTAACACTTACTATGATAAAGTAGATGATTGTATAGCTAAGGTATCCCCATTGTTAAAAGTAGAGAAAAAAGAATTACAAGCTATTTTAAGATCTTTGCCTGATATATTTTACTGGAGAAATACTTAA
- a CDS encoding UvrD-helicase domain-containing protein encodes MPYKTLGKYQEIKWMTTIICCIIYFSIDFSKLFMDSPFMNTNENLGLPPMWQKELTKPQQEAVSSLNGPLLILAGAGSGKTRVLTYRIVNLLLQGEATQEQILAVTFTNKAAGEMRHRIISMLKDLQIPISYNLWINTFHAFCVKILKEHIHFLGFQSPFTIYDSSDQQSLIKKCLKTLNIDEKIYPAKNFRFLIGEAKSLTKNPLKVRKWLEDNAYEDIVVEVYDEYKKECEKNNALDFGDLLLKTYELFLAQPEVLKKYQNQFKFILIDEYQDTNAIQYGLIKLLAKNSQSICAVGDEDQSIYAWRGSDIKNILNFEKDFLNCKTVKLEENFRSSENIVEAASHVISHNTNRNEKKIFSSKGKGEHISLMPNLNEFQEARYLAQAIQYRHTNKNTNYLDIAVFYRTHAQSRVLEEQLRLARIPYQIIGGIKFYERKEIKDLLCYLRLCNNPTDDVALKRVINSPVRGIGKTTVEKIENIATSNNINMMKAMQKILNEKLLSAGPLKKIEAFFFLMQGLIQSASTSSVLVLLLDTLEATQYEEMLRKDKTPEAQVRLDNIQEFKQSVENFEQQNTEDPTLQNFLESTALLSDTDQIETDDQVSLMTIHSAKGLEYKEVFLVGCEEGLLPHIRSSEEDINDEDIEEERRLTYVAITRAKEKLFLSYAKTRKTWGYDVEQKEISRFIEEIPKKYIQKESALAFW; translated from the coding sequence ATGCCTTATAAGACCTTAGGAAAGTATCAAGAAATTAAATGGATGACAACAATAATATGCTGCATTATCTATTTTTCTATAGACTTTTCTAAGCTTTTTATGGATTCTCCCTTCATGAACACAAACGAAAATCTAGGCCTCCCTCCTATGTGGCAAAAAGAGCTAACTAAACCTCAACAAGAGGCTGTAAGTAGCTTAAACGGCCCATTATTAATATTAGCTGGCGCAGGTTCTGGAAAAACTCGGGTTTTAACCTATCGCATTGTAAACCTTCTTCTTCAGGGGGAGGCCACCCAAGAACAAATTTTAGCCGTAACCTTCACCAATAAAGCCGCGGGAGAAATGCGCCACAGAATTATAAGCATGCTTAAAGATTTACAAATCCCCATATCCTATAATCTATGGATTAATACCTTTCATGCTTTTTGTGTAAAAATATTAAAAGAGCATATTCATTTTTTAGGATTTCAAAGTCCCTTTACTATTTATGATAGCAGTGACCAACAAAGCCTTATTAAAAAATGTTTAAAAACATTAAATATTGACGAAAAAATATACCCTGCTAAAAATTTTCGCTTTTTAATTGGAGAAGCAAAATCCTTAACCAAAAACCCTTTAAAAGTAAGAAAGTGGCTAGAAGATAATGCTTACGAAGATATTGTTGTAGAGGTGTACGATGAATATAAAAAAGAGTGCGAAAAAAATAATGCTCTAGATTTTGGAGACTTACTATTAAAAACTTATGAATTGTTTTTAGCCCAACCAGAAGTTTTAAAAAAATATCAAAATCAATTTAAATTTATTTTAATTGATGAGTACCAAGACACCAATGCCATTCAATACGGACTCATTAAATTATTAGCAAAGAACTCGCAAAGTATTTGCGCTGTAGGCGATGAAGATCAATCGATTTACGCATGGAGAGGAAGTGACATTAAAAATATTTTAAATTTTGAAAAAGACTTTCTTAATTGCAAAACGGTAAAATTAGAAGAAAATTTTCGCTCATCAGAAAACATTGTAGAGGCTGCCTCTCATGTTATTAGTCACAATACTAACCGCAATGAAAAAAAAATATTTTCTTCCAAAGGAAAGGGAGAACATATTTCACTGATGCCTAACTTAAATGAGTTTCAAGAGGCTCGCTACTTAGCTCAGGCTATTCAATACCGACACACTAATAAAAATACCAACTACTTAGACATTGCCGTATTTTATCGCACCCATGCTCAATCTAGAGTTTTAGAGGAGCAATTACGACTAGCTCGTATTCCTTACCAAATTATTGGAGGCATAAAATTTTACGAACGCAAAGAAATTAAAGACTTACTTTGTTATTTAAGACTTTGTAATAACCCTACCGATGATGTGGCCCTAAAAAGGGTAATCAATAGCCCCGTTCGCGGTATTGGAAAAACCACTGTGGAAAAAATAGAAAACATTGCCACAAGTAATAATATTAACATGATGAAAGCCATGCAAAAAATCTTAAATGAAAAGTTATTAAGTGCTGGGCCTTTAAAAAAAATAGAGGCTTTTTTCTTTTTAATGCAAGGGCTTATTCAAAGCGCCTCTACCTCTAGCGTGCTTGTGTTATTATTAGACACCCTAGAGGCAACTCAATATGAAGAAATGTTAAGAAAAGACAAAACTCCAGAAGCCCAAGTACGCCTAGATAATATTCAAGAATTTAAACAATCGGTAGAAAACTTTGAACAACAAAATACCGAAGACCCTACTTTACAAAATTTTTTAGAAAGCACCGCCCTACTTAGCGATACCGACCAAATAGAGACAGACGATCAAGTTTCTTTAATGACTATCCATTCTGCAAAAGGCTTAGAATACAAAGAGGTTTTTTTAGTGGGCTGCGAAGAAGGCTTACTTCCCCATATTCGCTCCTCAGAAGAAGACATTAATGATGAAGATATTGAAGAAGAAAGACGCCTTACCTATGTAGCCATTACCAGAGCTAAAGAAAAACTGTTTTTAAGCTATGCCAAAACACGAAAAACTTGGGGCTATGATGTAGAGCAAAAAGAGATAAGCCGCTTTATCGAAGAAATTCCTAAAAAATATATTCAAAAAGAAAGTGCCTTGGCTTTTTGGTAA
- the rpsN gene encoding 30S ribosomal protein S14, with amino-acid sequence MAKKSSIAKNNQKYAKALKYTEHRKSLRAQSIDPSKTDEERYEAFLALQKLPRNTSVCRVTRRCYLTGRARGIIRKFGLSRLAMRELALQGKLPGVTKASW; translated from the coding sequence ATGGCAAAAAAAAGTTCTATTGCAAAAAATAATCAAAAGTATGCTAAGGCACTTAAGTATACAGAACATCGCAAAAGTTTGCGTGCTCAATCTATTGACCCCAGCAAAACCGATGAAGAGCGTTATGAGGCATTTTTAGCTTTACAAAAATTACCGCGCAATACTTCGGTATGTCGTGTAACTCGTCGTTGTTATTTAACCGGTCGTGCTCGTGGAATTATCCGCAAATTTGGTTTATCACGCTTAGCTATGAGAGAGTTAGCTCTTCAAGGAAAATTACCCGGAGTCACTAAAGCTAGTTGGTAG
- a CDS encoding class I SAM-dependent methyltransferase, whose protein sequence is MSSSVAFLCKKDQWKNPSQVLAKQLNLHLIFKEDKKYTAFLYLDELGFLDVYLPSWGGSKSLGLDFSDNKKEQFKKKAWSLKSLLPRALGLDKKIVSVLDITAGFCEDSFILTSLGIKVSAVEQSKTIVSLVTAALQKTTRSSEFVLIGKNSLNYMQNLIDTNQRPPVIYMDPMFEISSRKALSNKSMQVLQVLEPYTEGLKEKNVLLLNQALACASERVVLKRHKKTPSLKKPNYILEGKLVRYDVYLV, encoded by the coding sequence TTGTCCTCTAGTGTCGCTTTTTTATGTAAAAAAGATCAATGGAAGAACCCATCGCAAGTATTAGCTAAACAGCTTAATTTGCATTTAATTTTTAAAGAAGATAAAAAGTACACGGCCTTTTTGTATTTAGACGAACTGGGTTTTTTAGATGTATATCTTCCTTCTTGGGGAGGGAGTAAAAGCTTAGGCTTAGATTTTTCTGATAACAAAAAAGAGCAATTTAAAAAAAAAGCATGGTCTTTAAAAAGTTTGTTACCCAGAGCTTTAGGTTTAGATAAAAAAATAGTTTCTGTTTTAGATATTACAGCAGGCTTTTGTGAAGATAGTTTTATTTTAACTAGTTTGGGAATAAAAGTATCTGCGGTGGAGCAATCTAAAACGATTGTTTCTTTGGTGACGGCAGCTTTGCAAAAAACCACAAGGTCTAGCGAGTTTGTGTTAATTGGTAAAAACTCCTTAAATTATATGCAAAATTTGATAGATACCAACCAAAGACCACCAGTTATTTACATGGACCCTATGTTTGAAATTTCTTCTAGAAAAGCCTTGAGTAATAAATCCATGCAAGTGCTGCAGGTATTAGAGCCTTACACAGAGGGCTTAAAAGAAAAAAATGTACTATTGCTTAATCAAGCCTTAGCCTGTGCTAGTGAGCGCGTGGTTTTAAAGCGACATAAAAAAACACCTAGTTTAAAAAAACCTAACTATATTTTAGAGGGAAAACTAGTTCGTTATGATGTTTACTTAGTTTAA
- a CDS encoding cupin domain-containing protein gives MIVHRWQAKIIPSKTQIQKIFEADDLQAKEDIVEPTTTKPQEIKNPYTEMRVVVSGALFVEIIGNKLLLRPGDKIIIPSNTKHTKTTQGDAPCVSLVAYQF, from the coding sequence ATGATTGTTCATCGATGGCAAGCGAAAATTATTCCTTCTAAAACTCAAATTCAAAAAATTTTTGAAGCCGATGACTTGCAAGCAAAAGAAGACATTGTTGAACCAACCACTACAAAGCCTCAAGAAATTAAAAACCCGTATACAGAAATGAGAGTCGTAGTGTCTGGCGCACTCTTTGTAGAAATCATAGGAAATAAATTACTATTACGACCTGGGGATAAAATTATTATTCCCTCTAATACAAAGCATACAAAAACTACTCAAGGCGATGCCCCATGCGTGAGCTTAGTGGCGTATCAGTTTTAA